The Alkalihalobacillus sp. TS-13 genomic interval GAGGATTAAACGTGGCGATATTGAAATCGGAGCAAGAGTAAAATTGAAAAGTTATAAAGTGAGAAATGTCCCACTGGCGGATTTTCTAATAGTAGTTACCAACTTTAATGTCGGTGAACATTATAAGAAAAACTTGCTGACGGCCTTTGATACATAAAGAAAACTTGGTAAAGCCAAGCCTTGGCGCAGGCTGAGCCTTAGTTGCGCTTATACTGAAGAAAGTATTGAACATGATGTAGTTTTTCCTAAGGTCATGCAGCCTTTTCGGATACCTCTTTCATGAAGTGACCTGAACCCAACCAAGCTGATAATGCAAACATGAGGTAGATTGCTTGTGTTGGATCGTTACCCTGTAGTAACAATTGCAAGCCGACTCCGATTCCTAATGAAGGGATGACGATCAACAATGTCCGCATGATCCTTTCAAACCCTTTATTATGCGGGAGCGGCCAGATCCTAGAGAAAATCACTCCTAGTGCCACCCCGAGAGCTGAGACAATGATAATCTGGAAAATCACCGTTGGGGTAGGGAACGGCCAACCAGCAAGAAAATGACCGATTAGATAAAACAATTCCAAGAATAATGCAATCCCAAGGGCTTTTCGAATGACTTTCAAATCCAAGTATGGTTGAAACATATATAACCCTAAAGTGACTATTCCAAAGAATACTGTCATGAAAATTCCTCCTTTGAAAAGGGATTCTGATAAACCGATTGTTTTATGTATGGGGCAGATCCAAAACATCAATTTTGTTTTGATCTGCCTTTTTGGTTTGCACGAATGTTCGTGAATAGAAACGGACACCAGGAACGTTATCTGTGAAATAATGAGATGATTTACTACTACTTTTTCAAAATTAGTGCTCTAGTGTCCGTTTTTTTTATTAATAGACGACTTTTGGTGAAAATAAGGTTTCCTGTGTCCGTTAGCGGTCTTTCCGAAAGTGAAAACAAGCAGTCTTGAGAATTTACCCTTATGCGGAGCACCTATGGATCATGCTCAAATAAGTCATCCTGTCTTGTCCATCACTTTCGGAACGCGGATATCTTCCACCATCTGTTGGATTTCTTCTGGTGGCGCTGCTGTACGTCTCGATACAATGAAGGAGATGATGAAGTTCAAGAGGGCTCCGACTACACCGATTCCTTGTGCGTTTATACCGAAGAAGCTCTCGATTACTGGGGTTTCAGTCCCGAATACTTGCGGCGAACGCATTAGCAAAATCATGATGACTGTAAATGCTAAACCGATTGAAATTCCCCAGATGGCGCCTTCACGGTTCATCCTTCGATCAAAGATTCCGAGCAAGATCGCAGGGAATAGGCTAGCCGCTGCCAGTCCGAATGCAAACGCAACAACTTCGCCGACAAACCCTGGTGGATTGACACCGAAATAGCCGGCAACGATGACAGCAAGGAAAATCATGATCCTCCCGATTTTGAGACGTTGCTCTTCACTAGCATTCGGTCTGTAGATCCGATAATAGATGTCATGTGAAACGGCACTAGACATCGCAAGCAAAAGTCCTGAAGCGGTAGAAAGTGCAGCGGCAAGTCCTCCTGCTGCAACAAGCGCTATGACAATAGGTGCGAGCTCAGCAACTTCCGGTGTGGAAAGTACGATGATATCCGGGTCAATCGTCACTTCATTTGCTGCTGCATCGGAAGAAAATGCTAAAACACCATCACCATTCTTATCTTCAAGTGTCAGTAGACCTGTTTCCTCCCATTTCGTTACCCAGGCCTCTTCACGGACCTGTTCGATTGACTGATCATTGAAACTGTTGATCAGGTTATATTTTGCAAATACTCCGATTGCTGGAGCAGTTGTATAAAGAAGTGCAATGAATAGCAACGCCCAACCGGCTGACCACCGTGCTGCACGAACATTTTTCACCGTATAGAAACGGATGATCACATGGGGCAGACCGGCGGTCCCGATCATAAGGGCAAGCGTGACAGCGAATACATTCAGTCCTGACATATCAGTAAAAGGTGCAACATATTCTTTTAGGCCGAGTTCAACTTGTAAAATACTCAACTCTCTAGCGATGTCACTGAATGTAAGGGCTAACTGAGGAACAGGGTTACCAGTCAATTTGAACGAAATCGCAATGGCTGGTATCAAAAAAGCGACGATCAGAATCGAATACTGCACTACCTGTGTCCAAGTGATCCCTTTCATCCCCCCAAGCACAGCGAAAAATGCCACAATTGCCATGCCGATAAGGACGCCGACAACAATATCCACTTGTAAATACCTACTGAAAACAATCCCAACACCACGCATCTGACCCGCTACGTATGTAAGGGAGATGAAAAGTGTTGCGACAGCCGCTACTGCCCGGGCACCGTTGGAATAGTACCGGTCACCAATAAAATCCGGTACGGTGTACCTACCGAACTTCCGCAGATAGGGTGCAAGAAGAAGTGCAAGTAGAACATATCCTCCTGTCCAACCCATCAGATAAATCGTCCCGTCGTAACCTAAGAACGAAATCAGGCCAGCCATCGAAATGAAGGAAGCTGCCGACATCCAGTCTGCTGCAATTGCAGCCCCATTGGCTGCTGCTGGTATATCCTTTCCGGCTACGAAAAAGTTACTTGTATCTTTTACTTTTGAACGCCAACCGATATATAAGTAGATGGCAAATGTAAGGATGACTAGGGTCAAGGTAAGAGATTCTACACTCATGTCGATACCCCCTTGTCCTTAGACGAAGATTCTTCTGTCAGGATCACTTCCTGAACATCATACTCCTTGTCCAGCTTGTCCATTCGTATTGCGTAATAAAAGGTCAATATCAAGAATATGATGATCGATCCTTGCTGTGCAAACCAGAATGCCAGAGGAACACCAAAGAACTGAATCTCACTAAGAGGTTTTGCAAGGATAATAGCAGCCACTAAAGAAACAAGTGCCCAGATCACTAGCAAAATACGGATCAATCGAGTATTCTTCTTCCAATATTCCTTTTGCTTGTACGACAAATCCTGCTGTGTTTCTTTCATTTCCAGCACCTCCATAAATGGTTCCGTGACAAATCGGACTTGTTACCTCCGCTACAAGATCTCTCATCAATCACCACCTTTCAGATTACACCACCCTGAGAGCGCTCTATTTCTCTATACCCAAGATTATACATCAGTTATTTGAAAGTTCATAATATTAAAAAATAATCGATGTTAATTAGTAATACGATCACTATTTTCCAAGTTTCACTTCATTTAAGAGATTCCTCACCAAAAATCAGCATGTATCTTATAACCAGTCAATATAGTAGAAGTAGATAGGCGAATAAAGGAAAAATACGAGTCAGCGATTTTCGTAGTAAAGGAGAGGTGTCAAATGCTGCATATCGTCGCTTGCATCAAGCAAGTGCCTGATACGAAAATCATCAAGATGAACCCAAAGACAAACACGATGGATCGGGCAAGTGCACCAGCGATTTTGAATCCATATGATGCACATGCCGTTGAGGAAGCAGTTCGAATCAAAAACAGATATGGCGGTACAGTTTCGGTATTGACGATGGGGCCGCCGCCAGCAGTAAAAGCAATCAAGAAATGCATCGAAATCGGTGCTGATGAGGGTTACATGATTTCAGATCGCAAGTTTGCCGGTGCGGATACATTGGCAACCAGTTATGCCCTGACAAAAGCCCTGGAGAAGATTCAGAAAATCACTCCAGTGGACCTTATTCTATGCGGGAAGATGACAATCGATGGTGATACTGGACAAGTTGGACCAGGAATCGCGCGCCGTCTTGATATTCCTCCGTTGACCTCAGTGAAGAAAGTGGAGGAAGTCAACCAAGACGCAGGACATATCATCGTTCATCGAAAAATTGAAGATGGACATGAGGTGATCAAATCCAGCCTTCCATGTTTGTTGTCTGTTGAAAAAGAAATCAATGAAGTTCCTTACTCACCGTTCCCGAATATGATCAAGGCAGCAAGATATGAACCAAATATCTGGTCAGTGGATGATCTGGAAGATGTAGATATCAAACAGCTCGGATTAAAAGGTTCGCCAACCATTGTAGCGAAGGTATGGGCACCGCCGAAACCTGAAGGTGGAAAAATGCTTGAGGGAAGCACCAACGAACAAGTTGATCAAATCCTATCAGTCATTTTAGAAAAGAAGGAATTATTTGATGCGAAAGGGGGATCTTGATGAATCTTGAAGATTACCATGGCGTTTGGGTATTTATTGAGGAACAGGAAGGAACGATTGCTCCTGTTTCCCTTGAATTATTAGGAGCAGGAAGACGATTGGCGGATAAAAGAGGTGTAGAACTCGCTGGCGTGATCATCGGCAATCAAGTGAAGCCTCTTGCCTCAACTGTTTTTGAATATGGTGCTGACGTCGTCTATGTTTATGACCAAACTATTTTCAAAGATTATCGAACTGAATCTTACATGAAAGCCCTTCTGCATTGTTGTGAAACGTATAAGCCGGAAATCATTCTATTCGGGGCAACCTCCACCGGAAAGGACCTGGCGAGTGCAGTAGCGACTGACTTACCGACAGGATTGACAGCGGATACAACTGAATTGGACGTAGAGGAAGATACGGGACTTTTACTGGCCAGCCGTCCTGCATTCGGTGGGAATATCATGGCGACAATCCTGTGTAAGAAATACCGCCCGCAAATGGCTACTGTCCGTCCAAAAGTAATGAAAGCGTTGGAAGCTGAAACAGGCAGGACCGGAAAATTAGTAGAAGAGAAGATTGATATAAAAGAAGAGGATATCCGTACAAAGGTATTGGATATCGTTAAAGCGACTACCAAAAAAGTCCGGATCGACGAGGCAGATATTATTGTCTCAGGTGGGAAAGGCCTTGGCAGTGAAGAAGGTTTCCAGCTGATCCATCGCCTGGCGGAAACGCTCGGTGGCGCTGTAGGAGCAAGCCGTGATGTGGTTGAAGCTGGTTGGATCGAGCACCATCATCAGGTTGGGCAAACAGGGGTTACGGTTACGCCAAAGATCTATTTTGCAATTGGCATTTCAGGAGCGATCCAGCACCTCGTAGGTATGAAAAACTCCAGTATGATCATTGCAATCAACAAAGATCCCGAGGCTCCGATTTTCGAAGCGTGCCATTATGGAATTGTAGGGGACGCCTTTGAAATCATACCACTACTCATCGAACAGTTCAGCCAGGCATTGGAAAAAGAGGAGGTCAATCATGTCGGAGAGGTTTGATTGTATTGTTGTCGGGGCAGGACCTGCTGGAATCGCATGTGCCTATGAACTTGCTAAGGGCGGGGCGAAAGTACTCCTCATCGAGCGTGGTGAATATCCGGGTTCCAAAAATGTAATGGGGGGTGTTTTATACCGTCAAATGATGGAGGACGTTATTCCAGAATTTTATAAAGAAGCCCCATTAGAGCGCCCGATCGTTGAACAGCGATTTATGATGATGGATAAAGAATCTGCCGTCACATTTGGATATAAAGGATTGGAATGGGGGAAAGAACCTTACAATAACTTCACTGTGCTGCGCGCGAAATTCGACCAGTGGTTTGCATCTAAAGCAGTGGAACAGGGCGCTTTGCTCATCAATGAAACGGTAGTGACGGAATGTATCGTTGAAGAGGGAAGGGTTGTTGGCGTCCGAACCGATCGTCCTGATGGGGATGTATACGCCGATGTCGTCGTTCTTGCTGATGGTGTCAATTCCTTATTGGCAAAATCCCTTGGTTTCCATAAGGAGTACCGACCGGATGAAGTAGCTCTGGCGACAATGGAAATTTTGAAATTGGATAAAAAAATCATCGAAGACCGTTTTAACCTCGAACCAAACCAAGGTTGTACCATCGAGCTGTTCGGTGATGCGACAAAAGGAATCCTCGGTACAGGCTTCCTCTACACAAATAAAGATTCGTTAAGTATTGGTGTCGGTACGTTATTATCCGGGCTCATCAAGCATAAAATCAGACCATATGAATTACTTGAATATGTAAAGAACCATCCGATGATCCGACCTTATCTTCAAGGAAGTGAGCAGCAGGAGTATTTGGCTCATCTCATTCCTGAGGGAGGTTATAAGTCGATGGGCAAAGTCGTAGGCGATGGCGTCATTGTCGTTGGTGATGCCGCCCAGCTCGTCAACGCGATTCATCGAGAAGGCTCCAATCTTGCTATGACATCCGGCAGGATCGCCGCAGAAACCGTCCTTTTAGCAATGCAGGCTGGGGATTTTTCAGAAGCGTTATTGGATCGGTACCGCGTCAAGTTGTTGAACAGTTTCGTAGGTCAAGATATGAAGAAATACAAAGATTCGACTCATCATTTCGATAAGTTCCCACAGTATTTTGATCAATATATTCCGATGGTGAATAAGGCTGCAAGCCAGATGTTCACGGTCGATGGAAAATCGAAATGGGAGAAGCAAAAGAAAATATTGAAGGACATCGGATCACCTCGGGAAAAAATCAAAATCGCTCGCGATGTTTATCGGGCTTGGAAGGTGATGAAATAATGAGTGAAGAGAAGAAGAAGGGACAGTCCATCGAGGAAAAGCAGTACCTTGTCCGTTTCAACGCTGACACGAAATCTCATCTCCATGTAAAAAATCCAGAGATCTGTCTGACAGACTGTCCGGATAAAATATGCACGATCTTCTGCCCAGCAGAGATTTACAAATGGGAAGACATACGGATGCACATCGGCTATGAAGGCTGTCACGAATGTGGAAGCTGCCGGATCGGATGTCCGCATGAAAATATCGACTGGGTCTATCCCAAAGGCGGTCATGGAATCATTTTCAGGTTGGGGTAATGTTGCGTTAATGTATATTAGGTGTGGGGGCGTGGAGATAGCTCTCACATTTTTTTATGCACCAAAATTGTTAGTTCTGTTTAAAGTGCCGCTGGCTGTAATTGGTATCGACGTAGAGTGCTCCAATTTTGTATATACTCAGCTTATATTTGTAAATTTGATCGGTATTTTTGCAAAAACAGCAAGTATTTTTGTAAAAGTAGTGTCACGGAAAAAATTAGGGGGGCAGAAGGAGGAGATAGGAGAATATTTTTATTATTATGTATCAATCTTCTTTGTACATTGTTTCACATATGTGTTCAAAAAGAGAGGGAAATCATTATGATTTTTCTCTTTTTAATTGGCGACCATGCATAGTTGATCTTCTTTAGCTATCTTTTCAAGCTGGACGGTGAAATCGATGGCCTCGTGGATTGATTGGAAGCATTCTGAGACATAATACGGTTGCTTATAGTCGAATCCACCGCATTTCTTTGAAGGAAAGACAACAACATTCCATTGGTATGCGCCAGTCATTTTATCCATTTCAGTACCTTCAAGCGCGATGAGCCAGTGGGTGTATAAATCACACTTTGATTTTTCCTGCACAGAGAGCAAGTCAGCTTTACCAATCACCACAAGTGACCTTTGATAAAACTCACCATAATTAGGGGCGTTTTTCATCGGCAGCACTCCTTTTTCATTTCTATAACCTGTCTGATTTCACAGGTACGAGTATAATTATTTGATATTACTATCAGTATATGTTTCAATTTTCATAAAGATTTTAATTTTTTATAATTTTTAAAAATTCCCACCTGAGTCGCTATTCCCTCAGGAGTGTCGCGAATTTCGCTTGAAAGCTTGTATTAATTTATCAGCTTATTAAGCTACTTAAAATTTTCATTCAAAAAAAGGAGTGATCTCTTGCTTTTAGAAAAGATGCCTTCGGTTAAACTCACAGACTTGAACGGAGAGGAATTTTCGACTGATCGATTACGTGGTAAAAAAACTCTCATTTTCATGTGGGCTTCCTGGTGACGGTGCAGAGAACATCTGCCTGGATGGCAGAACTTTTATGAAAAATATCAAAGTGAAAACTTCGAGATATTATCAGTCGCTGTCGATTTACAAGGGCCGGAAGTCGTCAAGCCACATATCTCAGGAACAACTTTTCAAACAGTAGTCGATACGGAAAATGCTCTTTCGAATCTATTCGATTTCAAAATTGTGCCTAATGGGATTTATATAGACGAAGAGGGAACAATCCGCCTCATGAAACAGGGATTCAAGGTTGACGAACAGGAGCATGTCCAAGCAATTGAAAAACTGATCAATAAGGACGTTG includes:
- a CDS encoding DUF4212 domain-containing protein; the encoded protein is MKETQQDLSYKQKEYWKKNTRLIRILLVIWALVSLVAAIILAKPLSEIQFFGVPLAFWFAQQGSIIIFLILTFYYAIRMDKLDKEYDVQEVILTEESSSKDKGVST
- a CDS encoding electron transfer flavoprotein subunit alpha/FixB family protein, which gives rise to MNLEDYHGVWVFIEEQEGTIAPVSLELLGAGRRLADKRGVELAGVIIGNQVKPLASTVFEYGADVVYVYDQTIFKDYRTESYMKALLHCCETYKPEIILFGATSTGKDLASAVATDLPTGLTADTTELDVEEDTGLLLASRPAFGGNIMATILCKKYRPQMATVRPKVMKALEAETGRTGKLVEEKIDIKEEDIRTKVLDIVKATTKKVRIDEADIIVSGGKGLGSEEGFQLIHRLAETLGGAVGASRDVVEAGWIEHHHQVGQTGVTVTPKIYFAIGISGAIQHLVGMKNSSMIIAINKDPEAPIFEACHYGIVGDAFEIIPLLIEQFSQALEKEEVNHVGEV
- a CDS encoding FAD-dependent oxidoreductase, translated to MSERFDCIVVGAGPAGIACAYELAKGGAKVLLIERGEYPGSKNVMGGVLYRQMMEDVIPEFYKEAPLERPIVEQRFMMMDKESAVTFGYKGLEWGKEPYNNFTVLRAKFDQWFASKAVEQGALLINETVVTECIVEEGRVVGVRTDRPDGDVYADVVVLADGVNSLLAKSLGFHKEYRPDEVALATMEILKLDKKIIEDRFNLEPNQGCTIELFGDATKGILGTGFLYTNKDSLSIGVGTLLSGLIKHKIRPYELLEYVKNHPMIRPYLQGSEQQEYLAHLIPEGGYKSMGKVVGDGVIVVGDAAQLVNAIHREGSNLAMTSGRIAAETVLLAMQAGDFSEALLDRYRVKLLNSFVGQDMKKYKDSTHHFDKFPQYFDQYIPMVNKAASQMFTVDGKSKWEKQKKILKDIGSPREKIKIARDVYRAWKVMK
- a CDS encoding ferredoxin family protein, translating into MSEEKKKGQSIEEKQYLVRFNADTKSHLHVKNPEICLTDCPDKICTIFCPAEIYKWEDIRMHIGYEGCHECGSCRIGCPHENIDWVYPKGGHGIIFRLG
- a CDS encoding sodium:solute symporter family protein; protein product: MSVESLTLTLVILTFAIYLYIGWRSKVKDTSNFFVAGKDIPAAANGAAIAADWMSAASFISMAGLISFLGYDGTIYLMGWTGGYVLLALLLAPYLRKFGRYTVPDFIGDRYYSNGARAVAAVATLFISLTYVAGQMRGVGIVFSRYLQVDIVVGVLIGMAIVAFFAVLGGMKGITWTQVVQYSILIVAFLIPAIAISFKLTGNPVPQLALTFSDIARELSILQVELGLKEYVAPFTDMSGLNVFAVTLALMIGTAGLPHVIIRFYTVKNVRAARWSAGWALLFIALLYTTAPAIGVFAKYNLINSFNDQSIEQVREEAWVTKWEETGLLTLEDKNGDGVLAFSSDAAANEVTIDPDIIVLSTPEVAELAPIVIALVAAGGLAAALSTASGLLLAMSSAVSHDIYYRIYRPNASEEQRLKIGRIMIFLAVIVAGYFGVNPPGFVGEVVAFAFGLAAASLFPAILLGIFDRRMNREGAIWGISIGLAFTVIMILLMRSPQVFGTETPVIESFFGINAQGIGVVGALLNFIISFIVSRRTAAPPEEIQQMVEDIRVPKVMDKTG
- a CDS encoding electron transfer flavoprotein subunit beta/FixA family protein, whose translation is MLHIVACIKQVPDTKIIKMNPKTNTMDRASAPAILNPYDAHAVEEAVRIKNRYGGTVSVLTMGPPPAVKAIKKCIEIGADEGYMISDRKFAGADTLATSYALTKALEKIQKITPVDLILCGKMTIDGDTGQVGPGIARRLDIPPLTSVKKVEEVNQDAGHIIVHRKIEDGHEVIKSSLPCLLSVEKEINEVPYSPFPNMIKAARYEPNIWSVDDLEDVDIKQLGLKGSPTIVAKVWAPPKPEGGKMLEGSTNEQVDQILSVILEKKELFDAKGGS